The region CATAATTGGCATAGAAGGTCCATAAATATCTGCGTCTAACACACCCACTTTAAAGCCCATTTTAGCTAAAGTCACAGCTAAGTTTGCTGTAACGGTCGATTTTCCTACTCCACCTTTACCAGATGCTACAGCAACTATATTCTGGATGCCAGGAATAGCTTCCCCTTTAATAACATTTGGAGCCGATTTTTCTGGAGCATCTACTTTAATGTTAACTTTTATTTTAGCTTTTTCATAAACCTGTTTATGAATAGCTTGTAAAATCTCTACCTCTGTTTTTTTACGAGCTTGAAGAGCAGGATTTTTTATTGTGATATCTACAATAACTTCGTCTGCAAACGTCACCACATTGGTTACTGCTCCGCTTTCTACCATATTTTGACCTTCACCTGGAACAGTTATGGTTTCTAATGCTTTAAGTATGTCTTGTTTGTTTAATTTCATTTAGTAATTTAGATTTATTCTAAAGTACAAATATACTACATAAACCTTGAAGAATGAAGTGCTTGGTTTGATGTTTTTTATACTGAAATAAGTATAACTTATAACAAATACTTAATCAGAAAACACCTTACTCAATAACAAGTTTTTTAATTTCTTGTTTTTGACCTTGTTTGAGTTTAAGTAAATAAATACCAGATTTAAGACTAGAAACATCAATTGATGTTTCCGCATCCTTTTTTAATACTGGCTTACCAAGAATATCATAAATGACTACAATAATCGACTCATAATTATTATTTGAATGTATGTTTACAATAGAAGATGCTGGATTTGGATAAATAGCCATCGTTTCAAATAAATAGTCTTCGTTTGATAATACATTATAATTCGAATCAACAGATATTGTTCTTGTTTCCACTATTGTGCAACCAGAAAGACAGTCACTACCATAAACCTTAAATCTGTAATTGTTACCATCTACAATAATATTACTAACTTCTGCTGGAGCAGTTAAAGTCATACCAAATTCTTGTTTCTGAACTGTATAAGGAATACCTATGTAATTAAATCTAAGTGAGAGGTCAGGATAGTTTACCTCAACATTATTGATTTCTGGTATCGAGGTAAAGTCTTCAACAAGTGCATTTAAATTCATGTAATTATAACTAGTTTCTATTTGAAAATAATAGGTGCTTGATCCATAATTATTAGAATCTACTAACGTAAATTGATATGTAGACATCAAACTATCTAATGCATTAATACCAGAAACACCTGTATTAATAAAATCTGTGATCCATGGGTCAGAAGCATCTGCTGTGATAATCATTTTTTTAAACTCAATTGGATAATTACTGCTACTATACACAGCATCATATTCTTGATTGGCGTGAATATCTAGTGAATTGAAAATAAAATCAATTTCAGGATTACTTCCTGAATTATCATATATAGCAGATAAGTCTTCTAAATAAGGGGTTAATCTTGAGGTTGGTATAATTGGAGTATCATAATCAGGATCTGAAGGATTACTCAAAATTTCTCTTAAGGTTAATATATAAACATCATACTCATAATTAGTTTGAATATATGGATTGATAGGATATTGAGCGAATAATTGAAAGTTAGCAACTAAAATTATTATAATAGATATTATTTTAGTTTTCATAGGTAGATGTTTAATTATAAATATATCTAAAAAAAAAGAATTACAACTATAAGGATTAGAATTTGAAGCTTCTAAATTAGAATTTGATTATAGTTTTTATAGATTATAGTTTTTATAGATTCTTTGATGGATCCCAAAACACCTTATCTAAATCTTGGATTTGGTTGTCTATAACTGTAACGCCTTCACTTTCTAATAATTGTTGCATAAGGTTAGTACCTTCAAAATGATGCTTTCCTGTTAGCAGTCCTTTACGGTTCACCACACGATGTGCAGGAACATCTTTACCAAAAGATCCATTCATAGCATAACCAACCATTCTGGCACTACGTTTGGCTCCTAAATAGTTGGCAATTGCTCCATAACTTGTGACACGACCATAAGGTATTAGCTTGGCTACCTCGTAAACTTTATCAAAAAAATTGAGTGTTTCAGGTTTCATGTGTGTGTTATATTATTTTTATTGTTCTGCTCTTTCTTCCACATTTAGTTATACCGTTTAAATTGAGAATTATTTATAAAAGTTTATAAATCTTTTATGATGTTTATTAACGTCACAATGGAAATAATTCCTGTTATGATACCAATGATATAATTCATGTTTTTTTGCGATTTGATTTTCTTGTTTTTTATGCGTTTAAAAAAGAAAACATACACATACAACATCACAAACGTCCCAGTTGCAGCTCCTGCTACATAAGATGTGATACTAACATTATCAAACGTTAACCACCCTAAACTAGCTAAAGTTATACTCATATACGCTTGATACGGAATAGGAAACACATTTAAAGCAGATAAAAAGATTCCATGAAATAATCTACTATGTTTACTACGTCGTTCTTGCTCTACTTTTAATTTTGGTTGTTGCTTTGCTAATACTAAAAAGTAAATGGTAATTAATACAAATAATACAAATGCTACACGTTGTAAAATTTGAACAATTTCTGGATGCATGCTTAAATATCTTGCAAAAATAACTGCTATTAGGGTTTGTATAATTACCACAATACACACACCTATAGAAAACATTAACCCACGAGAATAACCTTCTTTTATACTAATTTTTGCTGCTGTCATATTAAGTAATCCTGGCGGAATTACTCCAATTAATGCAATAAGCAAGCTTATAAAAAAGGTGATGGTAAGATTCAAAAGTTAGTTAATTTTAAATCTAATATACGTAATTGGTTTGTCTTTTTGTAGGTATTGGTTTTCGTAAAAGGTTTGTACGCTAGTCACTTCCTCTGGACTACCTTCTTGCCTATACACATCGTTATTAGCATATAACACCTCATGACCTTCGCCATGAAGTAAACCCAAGGTGTATCCATGCATAAACTCGGAGTCCGTTTTTAAATTCATAATTCCATCAGGTTTTAATACGTGTTTATAACGTTTTAAAAACTGAGAATTAGTCATTCTGTGCTTAGTACGTTTGTATTTTATTTGTGGATCTGGAAAAGTAATCCAAATTTCATCCACTTCGTTTTCTGCAAAAACGTATTCTATAAGTTCTATTTGGGTTCTAATAAAAGCTACGTTAGGAATATTTTCTTCAATTGCGGTTTTAGCACCTCTCCAAAAACGTGCGCCTTTAATATCTATACCAATAAAGTTTTTGTTTGGGTATTTTTTGGCTAGTGCTACACTGTATTCTCCTTTTCCACAACCCAATTCTAAAACCAATGGATTCTTGTTTTTAAAAACAATTTTATTCCATTGTCCTTTGTATTGATATTCGGCATCTACTAACTCTGCTCTAGTTGGCTGGAAGACATTGTCAAAGGTTTCGTTTTCTTTAAATCTTTTAAGCTTATTTTTACTACCCACGGTTACGTATTTCTTATTAAGGATGTAAAATTAATGAAATATAGTTTAGGGCTATAATAGTTACCTTTGAAATTAGTTTGATGAAACTATTTAAATGAAAAAACGAATTCTTGTTGCACCTTTAAATTGGGGAATTGGTCATGCCACACGGTGTATTCCGATAATTAATGGATTACTTGATGAGGGTTTTGACCCTATTATTGCTAGTGATGGCGAAGCTTTGCAATTATTGAAAAAAGAATTCAAAGATTTGATTTTTGTTGAATTGCCTAGCTATAATATTAGGTATTCTAAAACTAAAAGTGCTTTTAAATGGTTACTGTTTTTACAACTTCCAAAAATTAGAAAAGCCATTAATAGAGAACATAAACTTGTTAGAAAAATTATCCACGATTATGCTATAGAAGGTATAATATCTGACAACCGTTTGGGAGTTTACAGTAGTAAAGTTCCATCTGTTTTTACAACACATCAATTAACTGTTTTAAGTGGAAACACAACAAAATTTAGTACTTTTTTACATACCTGTTATATTAAAAAGTTTAATGAGTGTTGGGTTCCTGATTTTGAAGGCGAGCCTAATTTAAGTGGAAAACTAAGTCATAATTTTAAAAGTAAGGAACTGACTATAAAATATATTGGTGCTTTAAGTAGGTTGAAAAAGACTGAAACTAAACCAAAAAACAGGTTTATGGTATTACTATCAGGTCCAGAACCGCAACGTTCCATATTGGAGGAAAGATTATTAGATGAACTTAAAGTTTTACCAGGTTTGATAATTTTTGTGAGGGGTAAAATTGAGGTAGAACAAGTTATAGTAAATCAACCACCTTTTGCAATTTATAATTTTATGGAAGCTGAAGAATTACAAAAACATATTAATAATAGTGACATTATTATATCAAGATCTGGTTATACAACTATAATGGATTTAGCTAAATTAGGAAAACAAGCCTTTTTTATACCAACTCCAGGACAATTTGAACAAGAGTATTTAGCTAAATATCTGGAAAAAAGTAAGATTGCACCATATTGTGAACAAGATGATTTTTCTTTAAGTCAATTAAATAAGTCCGTTAACTATTCTGGATTTAAATCTTTTGAAAACGAGATAGACTTTAAACAGTTATTCAGCCTTTTCTAAAGTAAAAGAGAATTCGCTACCGATATTATATTCACTCTCGACATAAATTTTTTCGTCATGTGCTTCAATAATATGTTTAACAATAGCTAATCCTAAACCAGAGCCACCTTCTTTACGTGACCCGCTTTTATCGACTCTGTAAAAACGTTCAAAAAGCCTAGGTATGTGTTGTTTTTCTATACCTTCACCATTATCTGTAACACGTACAATAACCTTATTTTTAATTAATCTTTCTATACTTACTTCTGTAGTTCCTTTCTCCTGACCATATTTAATAGAGTTTACTATTAAATTAGTTAACACTTGTTGTATACGTTCTTGATCGCCTTTTACCAATATTGGATTGTTATAATCCATATCAAAAGTTAGGGTAATTTTCTTTTTAGCAGCTTTCATCTCTAACAACTCAAAAACGCTTTGCACTAATTGCACTATGTCAAAAGTTATTATATCTAGACTTAAGTCGCCAACTTCAAGTTTGGTGATCATATCCAAATCTTTGACAATATAAATTAGTCGTTCAACACCTTTATTAGCTCTGTTTAAATATTTTTCTGCAACATTATTATCATCTATTGCACCATCTAATAAGGTTTCTAAATAGCCTTGAACAGTAAATAAAGGCGTTTTTAGCTCATGTGAGATATTACCCATAAACTCTTTACGATACTCTTCTCTAACTTTTAGGGTTTCAATTTCTAGTTTTTTGTTTTTGGCAAACTCATCTATTTGTTTGGTAAGCGTAGCCATATCTGTGGTTATGCTATCTTTTCTAAAGCTTACTGATTCTAAAAGCGTTAAATCTTTGTAAATTTTATTAATACGTTTATATATAAATTTTTCGACACGAAACTGTATGACTAAAAATGAGAAAGAGAACGTCAACAAAGCAAATAACACTAACGGAAGTAAATTTACATGATACACAAAATATAAAAAAACACCCATGATGAGCGTTAGTATAATTGTTATTAAAAACGATGTTTTTAATGCAAATTTATATGTTTTTTTGAGTTTCAACTATTCTACAAATTTATAGCCAACACCTTTAACTGTTTTGAAGGCGTTATCTCCTATTTTTTCTCTAAGTTTTCTAATGTGGACATCGATTGTACGACCACCTACAATAACCTCGTTACCCCAAACACGATTTAAAATATCTTCTCTTTTAAAGACTTTACCTGGTTTGGACGCTAATAGATATAAAAGTTCAAACTCTTTTCTGGGTAGAATAATTTCTTGATTATTAAGTTCAATTTTATACTCTTCTCTGTTTATTATCAAGTTTCCTATCTTGATTAAGGATTGATTTTCTCCTGTTGGTTTTAATCGTCTTAATAACGCTTTTACTTTACTAACTAATACTTTAGGCTTGATAGGTTTGGTAATGTAATCGTCTGCACCAGCATCAAAACCTGCAACTTGAGAATAGTCTTCACCCCTTGCAGTCAAAAATGTAATTAGTGTTGCACTTAATTCTGGCAATTTTCTTAGTGCTTCACAAGCTTCAATACCATCCATTTCTGGCATCATGACATCCAAAATTATAAGTTGCGGTCTTTCTTTTTTAGCTTTTTTTACTGCCTCTATTCCGTTTTTTGCTGTAATAACTTGATATCCTTCATTAGATAAATTATAACCAACGATTTCTAAAATATCTGGCTCGTCATCAACTAAAAGAATTTTAATCTCTTTTTTATTCATAAAATTTTAACCCTAGATTATCTAACCTATTAATCCTGTAAAGATAAAACTATTAATAAAACTTTTAATTTTAATGTTATTAATAACATTAAGATAACATAAAAATTTTACTTTAAACCTTCTTAAATAACAGAAAACCAGTAGATAATTATAAATCTGAAAGTCAAAGCGTTAAAACCATGTTATTTTAATGTAAAGTTCCATTATTGTTAACTTAATAATTGGCTAAAAGTGATTTTTCTACGTATATTTACAGTCTAATTTTTACACATTATAATTATGAGAAAACTTTACTTTTTACTTTTAACAATTATGATAACTTCTGTGTCATTAGGTCAAGA is a window of Olleya sp. YS DNA encoding:
- a CDS encoding LysE family transporter, yielding MNLTITFFISLLIALIGVIPPGLLNMTAAKISIKEGYSRGLMFSIGVCIVVIIQTLIAVIFARYLSMHPEIVQILQRVAFVLFVLITIYFLVLAKQQPKLKVEQERRSKHSRLFHGIFLSALNVFPIPYQAYMSITLASLGWLTFDNVSITSYVAGAATGTFVMLYVYVFFFKRIKNKKIKSQKNMNYIIGIITGIISIVTLINIIKDL
- a CDS encoding ATP-binding protein; the protein is MGVFLYFVYHVNLLPLVLFALLTFSFSFLVIQFRVEKFIYKRINKIYKDLTLLESVSFRKDSITTDMATLTKQIDEFAKNKKLEIETLKVREEYRKEFMGNISHELKTPLFTVQGYLETLLDGAIDDNNVAEKYLNRANKGVERLIYIVKDLDMITKLEVGDLSLDIITFDIVQLVQSVFELLEMKAAKKKITLTFDMDYNNPILVKGDQERIQQVLTNLIVNSIKYGQEKGTTEVSIERLIKNKVIVRVTDNGEGIEKQHIPRLFERFYRVDKSGSRKEGGSGLGLAIVKHIIEAHDEKIYVESEYNIGSEFSFTLEKAE
- a CDS encoding glycosyltransferase, with the translated sequence MKKRILVAPLNWGIGHATRCIPIINGLLDEGFDPIIASDGEALQLLKKEFKDLIFVELPSYNIRYSKTKSAFKWLLFLQLPKIRKAINREHKLVRKIIHDYAIEGIISDNRLGVYSSKVPSVFTTHQLTVLSGNTTKFSTFLHTCYIKKFNECWVPDFEGEPNLSGKLSHNFKSKELTIKYIGALSRLKKTETKPKNRFMVLLSGPEPQRSILEERLLDELKVLPGLIIFVRGKIEVEQVIVNQPPFAIYNFMEAEELQKHINNSDIIISRSGYTTIMDLAKLGKQAFFIPTPGQFEQEYLAKYLEKSKIAPYCEQDDFSLSQLNKSVNYSGFKSFENEIDFKQLFSLF
- the trmB gene encoding tRNA (guanosine(46)-N7)-methyltransferase TrmB: MGSKNKLKRFKENETFDNVFQPTRAELVDAEYQYKGQWNKIVFKNKNPLVLELGCGKGEYSVALAKKYPNKNFIGIDIKGARFWRGAKTAIEENIPNVAFIRTQIELIEYVFAENEVDEIWITFPDPQIKYKRTKHRMTNSQFLKRYKHVLKPDGIMNLKTDSEFMHGYTLGLLHGEGHEVLYANNDVYRQEGSPEEVTSVQTFYENQYLQKDKPITYIRFKIN
- a CDS encoding T9SS type A sorting domain-containing protein; translation: MKTKIISIIIILVANFQLFAQYPINPYIQTNYEYDVYILTLREILSNPSDPDYDTPIIPTSRLTPYLEDLSAIYDNSGSNPEIDFIFNSLDIHANQEYDAVYSSSNYPIEFKKMIITADASDPWITDFINTGVSGINALDSLMSTYQFTLVDSNNYGSSTYYFQIETSYNYMNLNALVEDFTSIPEINNVEVNYPDLSLRFNYIGIPYTVQKQEFGMTLTAPAEVSNIIVDGNNYRFKVYGSDCLSGCTIVETRTISVDSNYNVLSNEDYLFETMAIYPNPASSIVNIHSNNNYESIIVVIYDILGKPVLKKDAETSIDVSSLKSGIYLLKLKQGQKQEIKKLVIE
- a CDS encoding response regulator transcription factor yields the protein MNKKEIKILLVDDEPDILEIVGYNLSNEGYQVITAKNGIEAVKKAKKERPQLIILDVMMPEMDGIEACEALRKLPELSATLITFLTARGEDYSQVAGFDAGADDYITKPIKPKVLVSKVKALLRRLKPTGENQSLIKIGNLIINREEYKIELNNQEIILPRKEFELLYLLASKPGKVFKREDILNRVWGNEVIVGGRTIDVHIRKLREKIGDNAFKTVKGVGYKFVE
- a CDS encoding MGMT family protein, whose product is MKPETLNFFDKVYEVAKLIPYGRVTSYGAIANYLGAKRSARMVGYAMNGSFGKDVPAHRVVNRKGLLTGKHHFEGTNLMQQLLESEGVTVIDNQIQDLDKVFWDPSKNL